CACGTCATCTCCATCGACGGGTTCACCCTCGACGGGGTGAAGCGCCTCGAGGACAAGGGCGTCACCGACGTCATCGTCGGTTTCCGGATCCCGTACATCATGGGCCAGGACACCGAGCCGCTCGACGACAAGATCCGCAACCTGGAATGGTTCGCCGAGAACGTCATCGCCAAGTGCTGACGTCGACGGCGCGCTACCTCGGCTTGACGGCCTGCACGGTGTAGGTGAGCGGCAGCCGTTCGGGGTGCTCGGCGAGCACGTACTCACCGTCGTACTCGGCGCTCTCGACCATGGCCTCGAGCGCTTTCCACGGCGCCTCGCGGTGTTCCTCCAGCGCCGTCACGCCCAGACCGGCGGCGGTCAGGGCAGTGAAGACCTCGCCGAGACCGTGATTGAAGGACACCCCGGCCGATGCCGCGAGCGTTCCCTGCCCGGCGTAGCTGCTCGGCTCGTCGAACGCGGTTCCCGCCGTCTCGAAGTACGGATAGTGCACCACCAGCAGATCATCGGATCGGGTATCACCGATCGTGTCGAGCATCGGGTGCCCCTCCCGCATGAACAACCGTCCGCCGGGACGCAGGAGTTCGGCGACCACCGTCGCCCATCGCCGGATATCGGGCAGCCAGCACAGCGCACCGATACCGGTGTAGACCAGATCGCAGCACTGCCCACCGAGAGCGCCGACCGCGTCGTAGACATCGGACTCGACGAATCCGACCGGGTTGCCGGCGCGCGCCGCCAGCGCGGTGCCCGCGGCGACGGCCGACGGCGAGAAGTCCAGTCCGGTCACCGATCTCGGCCCGAGCCGGGCCAATGAAACGGTGTCGGTGCCGATATGGCATTGCAGGTGCACCACGTCGAGTCCGCTGATGTCCCCGAGGCGCGGCAGGTCGTAGCGCACCACGCCGGACAGGTATCGAGGGTCTGCGAAACCGTCGAGTTCGTAACCACCCGGCCCCAGGTGTATCGGGACCCGCGACTCCCAGTTCGCCAGGTTCAGCGCCCGCCAGTTCTCGGTCATGGGAGAACATTCTGGCATCGGCCGCGCCATTCGGGTCTCGGCGTCAGAAGCGTGCGTCGATCGCGGCGACGCTGAGCACGTGTTCGAGCACGAGCATCGCCGTACCGACCGTGGCGGAACGGTCGCCATGTGTCGCCGGGCGCACCTGCAGAGCCCCGGTGGCTTCGGCGGTGGCGTTGCCGTACAACGACTCTCGCAGGCCCGCCACGAACATCTCGTACACTCCGGCCATATCGCCCGCGATCACGACGGCAGCCGGGTTGAGCAGGTTCACCGCAGGCGCTATCCCCGCACCGACGGCGCGCCCACTCTCGCGGACCATTCGGCGGGCCTCGGGGTCACCGTCGGCGGCCAGCTCGGCAACATCACGCAGGTGCCGGACGGATATGCCCTGCTGCTGTAATGCCCGCACGATCGCCCATCCGCCCGCGACGGCCTCCAGGCACCCGGTGTTCCCACAGCGGCACGGAATGCCTTCTGCCGCAACGACCTTGTTATGACCGAACTCGCCCGCGGCCTGATTCGCGCCACGCAACAGCACGCCCCCGGCGATGATGCCCGCACCGAGACCGCTGGAGGCCTTGACCACCAGCACATCGTCATCGCCACCGCGTTCGGCCAGCGCGATGGCGTTCGCATCGTTGTCCAACACGATGGGCGCGGACCCGATGCGCGGCAATGCCTCCAGGTAGGGACGCAGCGGCACACCATCCCAGCCGCGCAGGATCGCCGATCCGCAGCTGCAGCCCCGTTCGGCATCGACCGTACCCGGCAGGGTCAGCCCGACACCGTGGATGTCGACCCCCGGAAACTGCTCCAGCAGGACGTCGAGCCCCTTGCCGATATCGGGCATCAGGTCCGCAGGACCGAGCGCGACTTCGGAGTCGATATCGGAGAGCGCCAACACCGCGCCGGCCAGATCGCAGACCGCAAGCCGGGTGCGGCTGAGGCCCACCGCGACCGAGAGCACGATCCCGGCATCGGTATCGACGCTGAGCTGGGTGGCCGGACGTCCGCCCGTCGAGGGAGCCGGCTGACACTCCTTGACCAGCCCGGCGCCCAGCAGGACCGCCAATCTGGCACCCACCGCGGTCCTGGACAGGCCGGTCAGCGCGGTGATATCGGTACGCGTCAGCTCGCCCTTGGCCCTGATCAGGGCAAAGACTTCACCGACGCTGGCCACACCTCATTGCAGCACAGTTGCGTAAGATCGGCCACTTTCGCCGGAAAAAGACATAACTAAGTTGAACGCCGACCCTAAGTATCCGTAGGCTGCTTTCGGTGACCCCGAGCACCCAACGCCCCACCACCCCGCAGTCGGTCGTGGCCGCCGATCCGGCGGTGCGTGCACTGGCCGTCCTGGCGCTCGCCCTCGGCGGCTTCGGGATCGGCACCACCGAGTTCGTCGCCATGGGCCTGCTGCCCGATATCGCGACCGGTTTCGACGTCTCCGAACCCACCGCCGGACACGTCATCTCTGCCTATGCACTCGGTGTCGTCATCGGCGCGCCGACCATCGCCGCGCTGACCGCCCGCGTTCCGCGGCGGGCACTGCTGCTGGGCCTGATGGCGGTCTTCACCCTCGGCAACCTCGCCAGCGCGCTCGCCCCCTCCTACGCCACGCTTGTCATCGCCCGATTCGTCGCGGGATTACCCCACGGTGCGTTCTTCGGCATCGCCGCGCTGGCGGCGGCGCACCTGATGGGCCCGCGCAATCGCGCCAAGGCGGTCGCCTACGTGCTGTCCGGTTTGACGGTGGCCACCGTGCTCGGCGTGCCGCTGGCCTCCTGGCTTGGTCAGGCGTTCGGTTGGCGCAGCGCCTTCGTGCTGGTGGTCGTCATCGGCTTGATCACCCTGACCGCGCTGTGGTTATGGCTCCCCGACCAATTGCGCACCATGCACGTGACCAGCCCGCTGACCGAACTCGGCGCCCTGCGCCGACCCCAGGTCTGGTTGGCGGTCATGGTCGGGATGATCGGCTTCGGCGGGATGTTCGCCGTCTACACCTACATCAGCACGACGATGACCGACGTCGCCGGACTGCCGAGAGCACTGGTTCCGGTGGCGCTCATGGTCTTCGGTCTGGGCATGGTGGTGGGCAACCTCGTCGGCGGCCGGTTGGCCGACATCTCGGTGATACGCGCGCTGTACCTGTCCTTGGGGTCACTCGGCGTCGTCTTGCTGGTGTTCGTGGCCGCGGCGCACAACCCGTGGACAGCACTTCCGGTGCTCTTCCTGATCGGCACCGCGGGATCGGCCGTCGGTCCGGCATTGCAGACCCGACTGATGGACGTGGCGCACGACGCGCAGACACTCGCGGCGGCGCTGAACCATTCGGCACTCAACATCGGCAACGCGGCAGGCGCCTGGGTCGGCGGACTGGTGATCGCCGCCGGGCTCGGCTACACCGCGCCGGCGGCCGCCGGATCGATCCTGGCGATGTGTGGCCTGCTCGTGCTCACGCTGTCGGTGCTGCTGGGGCGCGCTACTCGTCGATGATGTGCACGGCGGCCTCCTCGGCGGACGCCGCACCGCCGTCGATGCCGACATCGCTGCCGAGTAGCTCCTTTTCGGTATCCACCCCGGAGCCCTCGTCGGGTGCCACCAACCGGCCGGAGCGCCGGTCGCCCACCTCGTCGTCACCGGCCTGCTCGTCGGGACGGTAGTTTTCGTCGAGGGCGGGATCGGGCTGCTCGTCGGCCAGCCGCTCATCGAGGCTCTCGTGCTCGCGCGGCTCCTGCCACCGCTCCGGCGGTGAATAGCCTTCGTCGAGCAGATCATCGACACCGCGGTCGAGCAGGGTGTCCTCAGCCGTGAGTTGGTCTTCTTCTTCCGGGCTGTATCCCTGGTCGTCCTCGGGCAGTTCTGCGGTCATGCCGACAACGCTACTCATCGCACCGGATGCGCGCCGCTGATCGTCGAACCGGCCACCGAGAAGCTGCGAGCAGGAATTCGTCGGTGCGAATAGGGTGTGATGGTGGACCACCGTTCTGATGCCGCCGGGTTGGTCACCGGCCCGCGCCGCGTCACGAATGCAGCGGATCAACCCCCGTGCGGACCGGCTCATAACCACCGGGAAAAACGTCCCCCCGGCAGGCATGAAAACACCGATAAACGGGTACGTACCCCCGCGATGGCTTCAGGCATGCAGGCTGCGCTTCACGCACGCAGCGATCCACCTCCTGCGTGGCTTGTCTCGCTGCGCGCAGATGTCCTCGACGCCGTGTCCGATTTCCTGGCCGACACCTGTGCCGATGCCCTGCGCGGCAGCCATGTCGACATCACCGAACGCGTGCTGCGCGACATGCTCGCCGAGGGCAAATGCCTGCGCTCGACCTATCTCTACCTGGGCTGGCGTGCCGGCGCGGACAGCAGTCACGCCGCCGTACGCGCGGCAGGAAGTCTGGAGTTCCTGCACGCCTTCGCGCTGTTCCAGGACGATGTGATGGATGAGTCGCCGATGCGGCGCGGACGCCCCAGCGCGCACCGGGCCTTCGAGGACTGGCATCGCGAACGCGGACTGCCCGGGTCCTCCGCGCGTTTCGGTGAGTCGGCGGCGGTCCTGCTGGGCGACCTGTGCCTGGTGTGGGCCGAACAGATGTTCCGCCAATGCGGGCTGCCCGCCGAATCGCTGGCCCGGGCCTGGCCGCGCTATGACGCTATGCGCACCGAACTTGCCATCGGGCAGTTCGCCGATCTGGTCAACGACACGGCGGGCTTCCCCACCCTGGAGCGCGTCCTGGACGTGGCCCGGCGCAAGTCCGGTAACTACACCGTCCGCAGGCCACTCGAGATCGGGGCTGCGCTCGCCGGCTGCGACGATGCGGTATCGGTAGCCCTGGGCCGCTACGGCGAGAACATCGGCGAGGCCTTCCAGTTGCGCGATGACCTGCTCGGCGTCTTCGGCGCCCCGGCGACCACCGGCAAGCCGATCGGCACCGACCTGGTGGCCCGCAAGGCGACGACCGTCGTGGTCGCGGCGTACGAACTGGCCACCGGAGCCCAGCAGCGCCAGTTCAAGGAATTCATGACCGCCGAACGACTCGGCGATGACGACATGGCTCGCTGGCAGGACTTGATCTCGGAGGTAGGAACAGTGCAGCGGATCGAAGATCTGATCCATTCGCGGTTCGCCGCGGCCACGGCCGCGCTGGACGGTGTGGCCGGCGGTGCGCTGGACCCCGAGGTGCGCGCAGCGCTCGTCGCGACCGCAGCGGCCTGCACCGAGCGGACCGCCTGATGCGCACGGTGGCTGGTCGCACCGACCATGTGGTCGTGGTGGGGGCCGGATTGTCCGGACTCTCGGCGGCGCTGCACCTGGCAGGCAGGGGTCGGCGGGTCACCGTCGTCGAACGCGGGTCCGATCCCGGCGGCCGGATGGGCCGCGCCGACATTTCCGGTTACCGCATCGACACCGGTCCGACGGTGCTGACCATGCCCGACATCATCGACGAGACCTTCGCCGCGGTCGGCGAATCCACCGCCGACCGCTTGGAGCTGCATCAGGTCGACCCGGCGTATCGGGCATCCTTCGCCGACGGCAGCTGTATCGACGTGCACAGTGACGCGGCCATCATGGCCGCCGAGATCGAACGCTTCGCCGGTCGTACCCAGGCCGAAGGCTATCTACGCCTGCGTGATTGGCTGACCAAGCTCTATCAGGTCGAGTTCCAGGGCTTCATCTCGTCGAACTTCGACTCCCCGCTGTCGCTGCTGACCCCGCAGCTTGCGAAGCTGGCCGCCATCGGCGGTTTCCGCGGCTGGGAGACGATGGTGCGGCGGTTCATCACCGACGAGCGATTGCTGCGCGTCTTCACCTTCCAGGCTCTCTACGCGGGCGTGCCCCCGCGCCGGGCGCTGGCCGCCTACGCGGTGATCGCCTACATGGACACGATCTCCGGGGTGTACTTCCCCAAGGGCGGAATGCGCGCGCTGCCGGACGCGCTGGCCGCGGCAGCCGCCGATGCCGGAGTCGAGTTCCACTACGACGCACCGGTTTCGGAACTGGAGCGCACCGGCGACCGCATCACCGCGGTCCGCACCGCCACCGGTGCTCGATTCGCCGCAGATGCCGTGGTGTTGACCACCGAGCTGCCGGACACCTATCGCCTGCTGGGACGTAGCCCCCGACGGCTGATCAAGCTGCGGCCCGCCCCATCGGCGGTGGTCGCCCACATCGGTTGCGGTGCCGTCGCTCCGGATGCCGGCGCATCGCATCACAACATCCTGTTCGGCAACGAATGGGCGCGCACCTTCGAGGAGATCATCGACGAGGGTGTCCCGATGGAGGACCCCTCACTGCTGGTCACCCGTCCCACCGCGGCGGACCCGAGCCTCGCCCCGGAGGGCAGGGATCTGCTCTACGTCCTCGCCCCGACACCCAATCTGGATGTCGGCGCACTGGATTGGGACGGTCAACGCGACCAGTACACGGCGCAGATGCTCGACACCTTGGCTGCCCGGCTGCCGAACGTCCTCACCGATCCGCAGGTACTCGACGTGGTGACCCCGCTGGACTGGGCCCGCCAGGGCATGATCGCCGGCACACCGTTCGCCCTGGCGCACACCTTCGGGCAGACCGGACCGTTCCGCCCCGCCAACACCGTGCGCGGTATCCCCAACGTGATCCTCGCCGGTTCGTCCACCGTTCCCGGCGTGGGAATTCCTACCGCCATCGTCTCCGGCCGCCTGGCCGCCGACCGGATCACCGGAGCCGATTCCTCGGTCCGTCCCCGAATTTTCACCCGATGAGGAGGACCAGATGATGCTCGGCTCAGAGCTCGACGCAGCGGGTGTACAGGGCAGGGAACTGCGCCAGGCGTATCAACGCTGCCGGGCGCTCAACGCCGCGCACGGCAAGACCTTCTTTCTGGCGACACGGTTGCTGGCACCGGGCCAACGCCCGGCGGTGCACGCGCTGTACGGTTTTGCCCGCCGTGCCGACGATGTGCTCGACGGATTCGACGACCGCACCACAGCCGAACGTGAAGACGAGTTGCGTCAGCTCTCGGACGCGTTGCACAGCAGGCTGGTCGAGAACCGGATGGCAGGTGACGACCCGGTGCTCGACGCGGTCGTCGACACTGCGCGCCACTACGGCCTGCCCTGGCAACTGTTCGAGGATTTCCTGGCCTCCATGCGGATGGACCTGACGATCAGCGACTACCCGGACCGGGCCGCATTGGACCGCTACGTCTACGGGTCAGCCGAGGTTATCGGCCTACAGCTGCTGCCCATCCTCGGCACGGTCGTCCCCACCGCGGAGGCGGCACCGCACGCCGCTGCGTTGGGAAAGGCATTCCAGCTCACCAACTTCCTGCGGGATATCGACGAAGACCTCACCCGCGGCCGCGTCTACCTACCCGCCGACGAACTCGCCGCGCACGGTGTGGACCGTGAGGTGCTGTACTGGTGCCAGCGCAATCGGCGTACCGACGCGCGGCTGCGGGCGGCGCTGATCGAGCAGCACGCGATCACCAGGGACATCTATCGGCAAGCCGAACTCGGCATCCCGATGCTGCGGCCGCAATCGCGGCCGTGCATCCGGGCCGCGTTGACGCTGTACTCCGAGATCCTGGATCGCATCGAGGAGATCGACTTCGAGGTGTTCACGCAGCGGGCCACCGTGTCCAACGGCCGGCGTCTGCAGGTCGCCGCCCGCGGCCTCGGCGCCGCGTGGCGCGCCCGTATCCGGCAGGCGGCGTGAGCACATACGACGTTCCCGAGGCCTTCGACGCGGGTGCGGCGGCCTATGACGGCCTGGTCGGCGCCAATCCCGGGTATCACCGCCATCTTCGACTCTCGGCGCAGCGCATGGGTATCCGCGACGGTGGACGTGGACTGCGGCTGCTCGATATCGGCTGCGGCACCGGCGCGTCGACCGCGGCCCTGCTGCACGCCGCCCCGCACGCCGAGATCGTCGGCGTGGACGGTTCGGCGGGCATGCTCGAGCAGGCCCGGACGAAGCGGTGGCCGTCCACGGTGACCTTCGTGCACAGCCGGGCCGAGGACCTGGCACAAGCCGGGGTGCACGGCCCGTTCGACGGGATCCTGGCGGCCTACCTGGTGCGCAATCTGCCCGACCCCGATCCGGTGCTGCGTATGCTGCTTGGCATGCTTTCCCCGGGAAGTGTCTTCGCCGCCCACGAGTACTCGGTCCGTGACTCGCGAGCGGCCGGCATCCTCTGGAACGCGGTGTGCGCCGCGGTCATCATCCCGGCGGGTCGATTCCGCACCGGCGATGCCGATCTCTACCGTTACCTGCGCCGCAGCGTCAACGACTTCGACGGCGCAACACAGTTCCGAGACCGTTTGCAGCGCAACGGATTCACCGACGTGCAGAGCGTGACGATGCCCGGGTGGCAGCGCGGTATCGTGCACACCTTCCTCGGCAGGGCGACGTCATGACCGACCGCCGCCGCGTCCGCCATCCCGCCGGGTCCGGCCAGCCACACGCCGCCTATCTCGCCGACCGGCCCACCGTCGCGGTGATCGGTGGGGGCATCGCCGGCCTGAGTGCGGCAACCGCGCTGGCCGAACGCGGGGTTGCCGTGCACCTGTTCGAGCGTGAGCAGTATCTGGGCGGCCGCGTCGGCGGGTGGACCGAAACCGCTCCCGACGGTTCGCATCTCACGATGAATCGCGGCTTCCACGCGTTCTTCCGGCAGTACTACAACCTGCGCAACGTGCTGCGCAGGGTCGACCCCGAACTGTCCATGTTCACCCCTCTCGACGACTACCCGCTCGTGGACGGGGAAGGCCGACGCGACACCTTCCGGGGCCTGCCCCGCACGCCACCGCTGAACGCGATGGCCTTTGCATTACGCAGTCCCACCTTCCGCGTGCGCGACCTGATCCGCATCGATGCCAAGGCGGCGGCACCGTTGGCATCGGTGTCGGTGCCCGAAACGTACTGGCAGCTCGACGATTCGGACGCCGAGTCATTCCTGCGGGATATCAACTTTCCCACCGCGGCACAACATCTTGCCTTCGAGGTCTTCTCGCGCAGCTTCTTCACCCGGCCGGACGGCCTGTCGGCGGCCGAACTGGCCACCATGTTCCACATCTACTTCCTCGGCTCCAGCGAGGGCCTGGTGTTCGACGTCGCCGCCGAGAACTTCGACATCGCCCTGTGGAAACCGCTGGAGCGCTATCTGCAGCGTCACGGAGCCGATATCCGCACCGGGGCGGCCGTCACGGCCGTAGGCAACGATGATGCGGGTCGGTTCCTGGTCACCGCCGAGTCCGGTGACACCGTGGGCTGCGACGGCGTGGTCTTGGCCACCGAGGTGCCTGCGCTGCAACGCATCATCGCCGGTTCTCCCGGACTCGGGGATGGGCAATGGCGCGCTGCGATAGCCGACCTCGGTACCGCTGCACCGTTTTTGGTCCGGCGCCTCTGGTTGGACCGCCCGGTCGACGCCGACCGGCCCGCCTTCCTCGGCACCGGCGGTCTGCCGCCGCTGGACAACATCAGCGTGCTGGAGCGCTATGAGCGGGAAGCCGCGGAGTGGGTCGATCAGCATGGCGGGTCAGTGGTGGAACTGCACGCCTACTCGATCACCGAGGACAGCCCGGAACTTCGGAAGGCGCTGGACAGTCGGTTGTACGAGCTCTTCCCCGAGACCGCCGATGCGCGTGTGGTGCACCAGGTCACGCTGTGCCGCAACGACTGCCCGCGACTGGCGCCCGGTGATTTCGCCGGCCGGCCCGGTGTGCGGACACCGGAGAACGGACTGGTGCTTGCCGGTGACGGGATCCGCATCGATCTTCCGGTGGCGCTGATGGAACGTGCCGCAACGACCGGACTGTCGGCGGCAAATGCCCTGCTCGAACGTTTCGGGGTGCGCGGTCACGACATCTTCACGGTGCCGGTGCGCGGCAGATCTGCGGTCCTGCGGCATTTCGCCGAACGGGTCGAAGGGCGGGTGTGGACATGAAAGCGTGGCCGTTCGAACTACTCCCGCGCACTCCGTGGAGTCAGCAGAAGCCGACCTACCGGCAGGCCGACCCGGCGGTGATCGACGCCGCACTGAAGCGGTCGCAGAATCGGCCCAGCGGCAACTGGTATGTGGTGGGGGCGAGCACCGACATCACCTCCAAACCCTTCGCCGCCACCGTCGCCGGTGCCGAACTGGTCTGCTGGCGCGGCGACGACGGCCGGCTGCACGCCGGTCCGGCGCGTTGTCCGCACCTGGGAGCCGATATGTGCACCGGGGTGGTCGAACGCGGCAACCTGATCTGCCCGTGGCACGGTCTTCAGTTGACCGGCCGCACCCGTGCGGACTGGACGGCGGTTCCGATCCACGACGACGGTGTGCTGGTCTGGGTTCGGCTCGACCGGATCGGCGGTGAAACGCCTACCGAGGCGCCGATTCTGCCGGCCCGGCCGGGACTTCCGCGGATTTCTGCCGTCGCCGCCATGACGGGCAACTGCAAACCGGAGGACATCATTGCCAACAGGATGGATCCCTGGCACGGCGCCTGGTTCCATCCGTACTCCTTCACCCGGTTGGAAGTGCTCAGCGCGCCGCCGACGGATCCGGACCTCCCCGACGAGGAGGACCGTTTCCTCGTCGCGGTCACCTTCCGGCTGGGCCGGTTGGGCATTCCTGTCATCGCCGAGTTCACCAGCCCGGAGCCCCGCACCCTGACGATGCGCATCATCGAGGGTGAGGGGTGCGGCAGCGTCGTGGAGACCCACGCGTCGCCGTTACGCGATGGTGCGGACGGCAGTCCGCAAAGCCGGGTCGTCGAGGCTGTCATCGCGCACTCGGACCGACCGGGCTTCGCTCATGCCGGACGCGTGCAGGGTCTGATCATCCCGTTCATGCGCCATGCCGCACATCGCCTCTGGCGCGATGACCTGGAGTATGCCGAGCGCCTTGCGCAGGTCCGCCGCCAGGACGACGACGGCACCGCAGACCTGCTCACGCCGCCGAGCGCCGCGCCCACGACGGAAGATCGGCCGCGTCGAGCAGCGGAACCTGAGTCTGCGCCCACGGGCTGATCGCCCAATCCAGTTCTGCGGCCATGCGAATCTCGGGCCAGTGCACCCACGCGGTGTCCATCACTTCCTCGGCTGCCACCCGCAGCGGCCCGTCGATCAGGGCGCAGAACACCGGGCAGAGCTCGTTCTCCACCGTCCCGTCGGCCGCGGTCGCGCGGTACCGGAATTCGGGCAGGATGCAGTGCACATCGCGCACAGCCGTGCCGAGTTCCTGACCTGCGCGACGATGCACCGCGTCCACGGTGGGTTCGTGCGGGCCGGGATGCCCGCAGAACGAATTGGTCCACACCCCCGGCCAGGTGTGCTTGGTCAGCGCCCGCCGGGTCAGCAGCACGCGGCCGTGTTCGTCGAAGAGGTAACAGGAGAAGCCGAGATGAAACGGGGTGTGTGAGTGATGCACGGTGGCCTTGTCGGCGCTGCCGATCGCCCGGCCGGCATCGTCAAGGAGGACCACCTGCTCGTCGTTCACAGCGGGACTGGTTACCCGCCGTCGGCGCCGTCAAACGCACAGCTCAGCGCCCACATGCGGACCCGGTCCGGATCAGTGCGCCGCCCAGTGGTGATACCTGTTGCCGCCGGCGCGTTTTGCCTCGTACATCGCATCATCGGCCGCGCCCACCAGCTGATTCAACCGAGCCTGCAGATGACCCGCGCCGCGGCGCAGCGTCCGGATGGGCACCGATGCGGTCCCCACACTGGCGGTGATCGACATCGGCAACGCGGCTATCCCGTCGCAGAACCGCTGGGCCAGCGGGCCCGGGTCATCGGTGTGCCACTCGGCGGCGACGACGAACTCCTCACCGCCGGTGCGGGCGACGATGGCGACGATATCGGCGACGGCGTGACCGAGGACGCGCCCGACCGCCACGAGCGCGTCGTCACCGGCCTGATGACCGCGGGTGTCGTTGAGTCGCTTGAAATTGTCGAGATCGATCATCACGACCACCAGGTGCGCATCCGGGTCGATATCGCTCTCGTCGAGCATCCGCGCGGCATACCGGTCGAATGATCGGCGGTTCAGCAGTCCGGTCAGCGAGTCTCGACCGGCGCGTTCCAGATCCACCCCCAGCGACCGGATGAGCAGATGGATCGCGATGGGCATGACGATGTTGATCTGGGTGACCAGGAACAGGTCGACCACGGCCACCGCGACATGCCCGGTGGCGACGATCCGCGACGCGATGACGATCGCGACCGTGGAGGCGACCACGAAGTTGTAGATGACCAGGCCCGTGGAATGGAAGAACCCGATGTAGGCGGCGCTGGTCGCGAACGCGACACAGCCGAGCAGGGCGCCATGGGGATCGGAGAAGGACAGACACGCCAGCGCCACGGATGCGTTGGTGACGAACGCGAAGGCGAGTGATTGACGCCGCGACGGCCAGCGCGTGGCCCACAGGAGGGATCCGGCCACCCCGCCGCAGAACGCGGCCCACATCATGGCGGTGGGCA
The sequence above is drawn from the Mycolicibacterium neoaurum VKM Ac-1815D genome and encodes:
- a CDS encoding hydroxysqualene dehydroxylase — its product is MTDRRRVRHPAGSGQPHAAYLADRPTVAVIGGGIAGLSAATALAERGVAVHLFEREQYLGGRVGGWTETAPDGSHLTMNRGFHAFFRQYYNLRNVLRRVDPELSMFTPLDDYPLVDGEGRRDTFRGLPRTPPLNAMAFALRSPTFRVRDLIRIDAKAAAPLASVSVPETYWQLDDSDAESFLRDINFPTAAQHLAFEVFSRSFFTRPDGLSAAELATMFHIYFLGSSEGLVFDVAAENFDIALWKPLERYLQRHGADIRTGAAVTAVGNDDAGRFLVTAESGDTVGCDGVVLATEVPALQRIIAGSPGLGDGQWRAAIADLGTAAPFLVRRLWLDRPVDADRPAFLGTGGLPPLDNISVLERYEREAAEWVDQHGGSVVELHAYSITEDSPELRKALDSRLYELFPETADARVVHQVTLCRNDCPRLAPGDFAGRPGVRTPENGLVLAGDGIRIDLPVALMERAATTGLSAANALLERFGVRGHDIFTVPVRGRSAVLRHFAERVEGRVWT
- a CDS encoding DUF5914 domain-containing protein, which translates into the protein MKAWPFELLPRTPWSQQKPTYRQADPAVIDAALKRSQNRPSGNWYVVGASTDITSKPFAATVAGAELVCWRGDDGRLHAGPARCPHLGADMCTGVVERGNLICPWHGLQLTGRTRADWTAVPIHDDGVLVWVRLDRIGGETPTEAPILPARPGLPRISAVAAMTGNCKPEDIIANRMDPWHGAWFHPYSFTRLEVLSAPPTDPDLPDEEDRFLVAVTFRLGRLGIPVIAEFTSPEPRTLTMRIIEGEGCGSVVETHASPLRDGADGSPQSRVVEAVIAHSDRPGFAHAGRVQGLIIPFMRHAAHRLWRDDLEYAERLAQVRRQDDDGTADLLTPPSAAPTTEDRPRRAAEPESAPTG
- the idi gene encoding isopentenyl-diphosphate Delta-isomerase, which gives rise to MNDEQVVLLDDAGRAIGSADKATVHHSHTPFHLGFSCYLFDEHGRVLLTRRALTKHTWPGVWTNSFCGHPGPHEPTVDAVHRRAGQELGTAVRDVHCILPEFRYRATAADGTVENELCPVFCALIDGPLRVAAEEVMDTAWVHWPEIRMAAELDWAISPWAQTQVPLLDAADLPSWARRSAA
- a CDS encoding GGDEF domain-containing protein produces the protein MLNTLNGAMAVVGTPSRQWLARTHHYEWITDYLAARGATGAVRVVMTIIPASLAICLLVLLRSIDAPRPGVPTAMMWAAFCGGVAGSLLWATRWPSRRQSLAFAFVTNASVALACLSFSDPHGALLGCVAFATSAAYIGFFHSTGLVIYNFVVASTVAIVIASRIVATGHVAVAVVDLFLVTQINIVMPIAIHLLIRSLGVDLERAGRDSLTGLLNRRSFDRYAARMLDESDIDPDAHLVVVMIDLDNFKRLNDTRGHQAGDDALVAVGRVLGHAVADIVAIVARTGGEEFVVAAEWHTDDPGPLAQRFCDGIAALPMSITASVGTASVPIRTLRRGAGHLQARLNQLVGAADDAMYEAKRAGGNRYHHWAAH